The following coding sequences are from one Rhodopirellula islandica window:
- a CDS encoding GspE/PulE family protein yields MSSALVEVDRIVSAEFTAGDASVWPHPSVLTMITQIDGIAPALSALQLRQVADSLRDRSELGTLAIQWDFESDVALLAETARVMGLEWLDAEEVEVDPAALDGFPLKMIHRYEVFPLERNENWIRLAVSNPFSFGAFDTIATALSLEVRPVVATPETVRQLIKQNLGVGAETIDGLIAMQRQQSGDVQMLEELQLDGSEDAEAAAQASVVRLVNEILSEAVETRASDIHIEAQENRLKLRYRIDGVLQRQSVPQEMNQFQAAIVSRLKIMSKMNIAEKRVPQDGRIKLRVAGREVDLRVSIIPMLHGEGVVMRVLDKSNLSLSLRDIGMPEDTYQKYQKLIRMPHGIVLVTGPTGSGKTTTLYSSLNEIKSEDTKIITTEDPIEYQLEGINQIQVQQKVGLTFAACLRAILRHDPDVVLIGEIRDLETAENATQASLTGHMVFSTLHTNDAAGSFMRLCDMGVEPFLVASTVEGVMAQRLVRRLCSSCRQEYTPNVAELPDDFPLEKLNGPLYQPQGCEQCRGTGYKGRMGIYELLVTNEKIRDLATQRAASNLIKKAAIEAGMQTLRSDGWEKVCSGLTTVDEVLRVTKAD; encoded by the coding sequence GTGAGCAGTGCTCTCGTTGAAGTCGACCGGATTGTCTCGGCCGAGTTCACCGCGGGCGATGCGAGTGTTTGGCCCCACCCAAGCGTGCTGACCATGATTACGCAAATCGACGGAATCGCACCCGCCCTGAGCGCCCTCCAACTTCGGCAAGTCGCCGATTCTCTCCGGGACCGCAGTGAACTGGGCACACTGGCCATCCAGTGGGACTTTGAAAGTGACGTCGCGTTGTTGGCGGAAACCGCACGCGTGATGGGCTTGGAATGGCTGGACGCCGAAGAAGTGGAAGTCGACCCGGCGGCCTTGGATGGGTTCCCGCTGAAGATGATTCACCGCTACGAGGTGTTTCCGCTGGAACGCAATGAGAATTGGATCCGCTTGGCGGTCAGCAACCCATTTTCGTTTGGAGCGTTCGACACGATCGCCACCGCGCTGTCGCTGGAAGTCCGCCCGGTGGTCGCGACGCCCGAAACCGTCCGCCAATTGATCAAGCAAAACCTGGGCGTGGGTGCCGAAACGATCGACGGCCTGATCGCGATGCAGCGACAGCAGAGCGGCGATGTCCAAATGCTCGAAGAGTTGCAACTCGACGGGTCCGAGGACGCAGAAGCGGCCGCGCAAGCGTCGGTCGTCCGGCTGGTCAACGAAATCCTCAGTGAAGCCGTCGAGACGCGAGCCAGTGACATTCACATCGAGGCCCAAGAGAATCGACTGAAACTGCGATACCGGATCGACGGTGTGCTGCAACGGCAAAGTGTGCCGCAAGAGATGAATCAATTTCAGGCGGCGATCGTCAGTCGCTTGAAGATCATGTCCAAGATGAACATCGCGGAAAAACGAGTGCCGCAAGACGGCCGCATCAAATTGCGAGTGGCCGGACGCGAGGTCGATTTGCGGGTCTCGATCATTCCGATGTTGCACGGCGAAGGCGTCGTGATGCGGGTGCTCGATAAATCGAACCTCAGTTTGTCGTTGCGTGACATCGGAATGCCCGAAGACACGTATCAGAAATATCAAAAGCTGATTCGAATGCCGCACGGGATCGTGTTGGTCACCGGCCCGACGGGCAGCGGGAAAACGACCACGCTGTACAGTTCGCTCAATGAGATCAAATCCGAAGACACGAAGATCATCACGACGGAAGATCCGATCGAGTATCAACTCGAAGGCATCAATCAAATCCAAGTCCAACAAAAGGTTGGGTTGACGTTTGCTGCCTGCTTGCGAGCGATTCTGCGTCACGACCCGGACGTCGTGCTGATCGGTGAAATTCGCGACCTGGAAACAGCTGAGAACGCAACGCAAGCCTCGCTGACCGGTCACATGGTGTTCAGCACCTTGCACACCAACGATGCCGCTGGATCGTTCATGCGTTTGTGCGACATGGGCGTGGAACCATTCTTGGTCGCCAGCACGGTCGAGGGCGTCATGGCACAACGGTTGGTCCGGCGTCTGTGCTCCAGTTGTCGCCAAGAGTACACGCCCAACGTGGCGGAACTGCCAGACGATTTCCCTTTGGAAAAATTGAACGGTCCCCTGTACCAGCCACAGGGTTGTGAGCAATGCCGTGGCACGGGCTACAAAGGCCGGATGGGAATCTATGAACTGCTGGTCACGAACGAAAAAATTCGTGACCTGGCGACCCAACGCGCAGCATCCAATTTGATCAAGAAGGCCGCCATCGAAGCCGGCATGCAAACGCTGCGTAGCGATGGTTGGGAAAAAGTCTGCAGTGGATTGACGACCGTGGACGAAGTGCTTCGCGTCACCAAGGCGGACTGA
- a CDS encoding type II secretion system F family protein, with translation MPDFAYVAKTATGERREGTIAAQTRRAAMQRLRQQTLYPVSVSDVKPAMGDVTQFQLPQRIKKEQIADLCTQLADLLNNGVPMLEALSILGEVTINPRLQDAAKRIHDAVAEGATLDQAMAAEPAIFSELTLSMVRAGQEGAFLEESLQRTSVFLCKQDEMRSKIVSALAYPIILGVVGTLITSLMMVFLVPKFQPFFDRLEATGSGLPLITVLLLAVSHTLLNYGLLLPIPVIAIVFGLKKYLASDSGRTTWDTWKLKIPVLGDIFHDAAVSRACRVLGTLLRNGVPLLKSLKISSESTGNRLLQQAMLKSAENITTGDTLAKPLAASGLIPPQVMAMIRIAEESNTLDDVLVKIADRIDGKVERQLEVMVRMIEPLMLVLIGGMVMFVIVGVLLPVFDLNSTVN, from the coding sequence ATGCCAGACTTCGCATATGTCGCAAAAACGGCGACGGGAGAACGGCGGGAAGGCACCATCGCCGCCCAAACACGCCGGGCAGCGATGCAACGATTGCGTCAGCAAACGCTGTACCCCGTCAGTGTTTCCGATGTGAAGCCTGCGATGGGAGACGTCACCCAGTTCCAGCTGCCCCAACGCATCAAGAAGGAACAGATCGCGGACCTCTGTACCCAGTTGGCGGACCTGCTGAACAACGGCGTCCCCATGTTGGAGGCCCTGTCGATTCTTGGCGAAGTCACGATCAACCCGCGATTGCAAGACGCTGCCAAACGGATCCACGACGCCGTCGCCGAAGGGGCAACCCTCGATCAAGCGATGGCAGCCGAACCCGCCATCTTCTCTGAACTGACGCTCAGCATGGTCCGGGCGGGGCAAGAGGGTGCGTTCTTAGAAGAGTCACTCCAACGAACCAGTGTGTTCTTGTGCAAGCAAGATGAGATGCGTTCCAAAATTGTCAGTGCTTTGGCCTACCCGATCATTCTGGGCGTCGTTGGCACCTTGATCACATCCTTGATGATGGTCTTTTTGGTACCCAAGTTCCAACCGTTCTTTGATCGTTTGGAAGCCACAGGATCTGGTCTGCCACTGATCACGGTGTTGTTGCTGGCGGTCAGTCACACGTTGCTCAACTACGGTTTGCTGTTGCCGATTCCGGTCATTGCAATTGTGTTTGGGCTCAAGAAATACTTGGCCTCCGACAGCGGACGCACGACCTGGGACACGTGGAAGTTAAAGATCCCCGTGCTGGGTGACATCTTTCATGACGCCGCCGTTTCACGCGCGTGCCGTGTGCTGGGGACGTTGCTTCGCAATGGCGTGCCACTACTGAAATCATTGAAGATCAGCAGTGAGTCAACCGGCAACCGCCTGCTGCAGCAGGCCATGCTGAAGTCGGCTGAGAACATCACCACCGGTGATACCTTGGCCAAACCATTGGCGGCGAGTGGATTGATTCCGCCTCAAGTCATGGCAATGATTCGCATCGCAGAAGAGTCCAACACGCTCGACGATGTGTTGGTCAAAATTGCCGACCGCATCGACGGCAAAGTGGAACGTCAACTGGAAGTGATGGTTCGAATGATCGAACCATTGATGCTGGTGTTGATTGGTGGCATGGTCATGTTTGTAATCGTGGGCGTGTTGCTGCCAGTCTTCGATTTAAATTCAACGGTTAACTAA
- the gspG gene encoding type II secretion system major pseudopilin GspG — MKRRSTRKRSGFTLLELMIVLIILVGLIAMVGPRLLGSQQKADIRTAEVQIGNLASALKMYVVDMKVFPATEDGLEALLKAPDDERLARKWAGPYIDGSKLPLDPWGNDFEYEFDAVEGGSDSSQPAFPRIFSIGPDAQAGTDDDIGNQPAEGEEESELSDSSDA; from the coding sequence ATGAAACGTCGAAGCACTCGCAAACGCAGCGGTTTCACGCTGTTGGAATTGATGATCGTGTTGATCATCTTGGTCGGATTGATCGCCATGGTGGGACCCCGACTGCTCGGGTCGCAACAGAAGGCGGACATCCGAACGGCGGAGGTCCAAATCGGCAACTTGGCCTCGGCACTGAAAATGTACGTGGTTGATATGAAGGTCTTTCCGGCAACCGAAGACGGCTTGGAAGCGCTTTTGAAAGCACCTGATGATGAGCGTCTCGCTCGCAAGTGGGCGGGCCCTTACATCGACGGCAGCAAGCTTCCGCTTGATCCTTGGGGCAACGACTTCGAATATGAATTCGATGCCGTCGAAGGTGGCAGCGATAGCTCGCAACCTGCTTTCCCGCGTATCTTCTCAATTGGTCCCGATGCCCAAGCGGGGACCGATGATGACATTGGAAACCAACCCGCTGAAGGCGAAGAGGAGTCGGAATTGTCCGACTCGAGCGACGCTTGA
- a CDS encoding pilus assembly FimT family protein translates to MTLETNPLKAKRSRNCPTRATLEASLVLKCPCKTGFSLLELMIVLTIMVGVGAVAWPSLRRPMADSSVQQAANLLRAEISDCRQTAAIEGEPRLMRFSANQPLVASGHWADLVAEQLIGDRSQSDTATDTERELKTWELPIDIVIDEVQLDQRAYVVADETSMPSDAIDLETSTWYLPFLPSGQTRAAIIVLRDTATHSRVALEIEAVTGMMRTARLSPATPGDASSNAPLPPRDGELSN, encoded by the coding sequence ATGACATTGGAAACCAACCCGCTGAAGGCGAAGAGGAGTCGGAATTGTCCGACTCGAGCGACGCTTGAGGCCTCGCTCGTTTTGAAATGTCCCTGCAAGACCGGGTTCTCGCTGTTGGAACTCATGATCGTCTTGACGATCATGGTTGGGGTCGGTGCTGTCGCGTGGCCGAGCTTGCGAAGGCCGATGGCGGACAGCAGTGTGCAGCAAGCTGCCAATCTCTTGCGGGCTGAAATCTCCGATTGCAGACAAACCGCAGCGATTGAAGGGGAACCTCGTTTGATGCGATTCAGCGCCAACCAGCCCCTCGTTGCATCGGGGCACTGGGCCGACCTGGTCGCCGAACAATTGATCGGCGATCGTTCGCAAAGTGACACTGCCACTGATACAGAGCGAGAGCTCAAAACTTGGGAACTTCCCATCGACATCGTGATCGACGAAGTTCAGCTCGATCAACGCGCCTACGTCGTCGCCGATGAAACGTCGATGCCATCGGACGCGATCGATCTTGAGACGTCGACTTGGTACCTGCCGTTCTTGCCAAGCGGCCAAACGAGAGCGGCCATCATCGTGCTGCGTGACACTGCCACTCACAGTCGCGTGGCCCTCGAAATTGAAGCGGTCACGGGGATGATGCGAACGGCTCGTTTGTCACCCGCGACACCTGGCGATGCGTCGTCGAACGCCCCGCTACCGCCCCGCGATGGGGAGCTTTCCAATTGA